The Betta splendens chromosome 12, fBetSpl5.4, whole genome shotgun sequence genome contains the following window.
TATGACTTATGACTTCCAACAGGGGGAGACAGTCAGGAACTGGGACAGGGATGGTCTCTTCACGGCCgtcaggagctgaggcaggaaCAGCCTCTTCACGTCCGACGGGAACTGGGACAGGGACTAGAACAGCCCCCTCTTCAGGACTGACAGGGACTAAAATGACCCCCTCTTCAAGacagacagggactagaactgcctcctcttcagggccaacaggaacaagaacggcctcctcttcagggccaaCACAGGACAGAATCGAGACCTGGCTTGGCTGGGTGGCAGCGGAGCTCGACGGGGCAGAAGCTGGGCTTGACTGGACTGAAGCTGGGCTTGGCCGGGCAGAAACCAAGGCCAGGTTTGAGTGAAGCGTTGCGTGCACTAAATGGAACAAGACTGAAGCTTGGGCGAGACGTGGTTGAGATGGAGCTTGAGCGAGACGTGGCTGAGAGCAGCAACAGTAGAgctgactgctgcagcaggactaGGGCTGAAAACAGAAGTGGATACAGTACAGGAGCTTGAGCCTGTGGACTGTGGAGGTTGAACTGGAGCAGGGTCCAGGCAAGATGACTGCACGGGATCCGCgggagcagactgtggttctgtgacggAAGCAGGGGCATGAGGAAAAAGGCTGCGCAGAcgcttcacctcctcccagAGGTGGCGTCCCAAGTCGGAAGTGAGTAGGTGCTTCAGATTGGAGACCAGAGGGGAGCTGGGGGTGTTCTCCATCAGATCCACTACACTGCGCAGAAGAGTTATAGCTGGTGTGTGTTGGGGCTGCGCAGCAGCGCGTGGAGATGAACTGAAGGCAGCTGAGGGAACTAGATTGAAACACGGACTGGAACTTTACAGGAGACTGGAGCTGGAGTCACAACCTGAGCCAGGAATCGGCATGGAGCTGACGCTGAAACAGGAGCCGGAGACCACTGCAGTGTCGGCATTGAGGTGAGAACAGAAGACAGCTGTGACATCTGCGGCGAGGCATGAACTGCAAACAGCGGCAAAGCCGGCACTGAACCAGGAACCAGGAACTGAACGAGGGGCTGGTGTGTAGGCGGACGCGACGCTCAGAAGGTGCTCCACCTCCTCACGCCTCTCGCACAACCAGTCGAAGAGGGCCCACACTCCTGGGGAATCTACCCAgtagtcctcctcctcctccaagaaAGGGATCGCGACCTTAACAGTGCTCAGCAGTGCTTTCCGGTAATTACTCGCAAGCACCGTGAAGCAGATGTGGAGCTGTCTAGGTAAACTGGGACATAACAAAACCACCACGCAAAAAACTTTTTTCCCTGCACAAGCAAGCTGGGTCAGGAACAAAAACCGggagctggctgggtccaagtctggctaAATTGTACTGTCACGGAGCGAGTGCAGTGCGGGACCCACATGGGAGAAGAATGTCAGAGTGAATGGAAGAAACtcagtaagacaaaacaaaaccggaagtgcatgaaaataacAATGTCCACTGATCAGTCCAGGTTATGAAAAAAACGAGTCGAGACCAGATCTGGCCCAGATCCACCAGTTTTACGGCACACATCTGGTTTAGAAGATGGCTGGCTAGTGTACAGCAACTAGGAATAGGGCTGCATTTGGACCTTAACATTGCCACTACTTTCATACAGCCCACACTTGGGTTGGAATTATGGTCCAAAGCAAgttcacatgcagcagctgaatAGCAAAGCTGATCTGAATATTGATAATCTAATAGCTGATCTAAATTTACCACTTAAATAACTATACATGTTTTAAAAAGGTAAAagatttttattcttattttctaTTAAGATTGAAAATATTCACAGCCAATATTCAGCCAGTAGCAAGATGAGCGGTTAAGGTTGCTGCTCAAGTGCTGGAGAGATTTGGCCATGTGCTGAGGTGAGTTGCCATAGCCTTTCATGGTGCCAGAGTGCAATGGCAAGTCACCAGTGTTGAGAAGAGTGGGAAGAGCTGAGGGTAGTTGCTGGTGTTGGTTGTAGCTTGCTTCAGTTGACTTTCCCATCTTAACCCCAGACTTCCTAGGAGCAGCTGGTAGTTCATATATTCTACagataaatgaaaacacagctaGGTAGTTAAATTGTTTCACTGACTAGCCTCTTCAGCCCCAAGGTTGTTTTCTGAGGGTTTTCTaaaaaatggcatagctacaaGCAAATCAATTTATCTCTGCAACTACAAGGTCTATTTGACTGCAAGTAGTGTCATAATACAGGGGACACGTGAGATGTGATCTGAGGTGTAAAATTCGTGTTACTGTTGCGATGTGTATGAATAAAAAACCTATTTTGTGTGCCTGCAATGACAAACTCGTATAGTATACTATATAGTAAAACATCCTACATTCTTTGTCTCTTAGCTCTACCTGGGCTTTTTTCGGTATCCGTGTTCAGGTCAGTAGAAACGGAGAACAAAGTTTTCACTACCTGCAAGAGGTAAAAAGTATGCGCATGTATCTATAGTACTGGGTCTGACCCTGGGACAGTCATGAACTGGATCATATTCCAGTAAGTACATAGAAATtgctaaattatttttaaatcataGTATTATAAAAATTAGGATTTTAAACTGGAGTATTATTTGTAAAATAACAAGGCCACAGCACTTTCTGGACTGACAAATAGAATCTGAGAATTTGACAGACTCACACTACTGTTGGTGTTTGTCCtcttttctattattattttttgcataATACACAACAGATCACAACTCAACTCAATGTCATTCTCAACATGCATGCTGAAGATTAAATGACCTGTTCTAAAAGACTATATATTAAAGATTGtacattaaacacaaaaaagcacTTGACTGACATTAACCCTTATGCCACCTTATGGCATTATGGCAAACTATTAACCCAATAATGAAAAGGTTAAATAATAGTTTGAGACAGATGCTATACACACATCTCTGACAGTGATTCACATGAAGGATTTGCTTATTTATGTGATGGCATGAACATTCTGTTCTTTTACATGTACATCTTAAACTgaagggcggcacggtggtgcggtgggtagcactgtgaggcgacagtgctacccaccgattcccggaggcggcccctgatgcctttctgtgtggagtttgcacgttctccccgtgtttgcgtgggttctctccgggttctccggcttcctctcacagtccaaagacgtgcattaggttgatcttctctccattgcccgtaggtgtgagtgtgtgtgtgaatggttgtctgtctatgtgttgccctgtgatggactggcgacccgtccagggtgtaccctgcctctcgcccgtagccagctgggttaggttccagcacccccgtgaccccgcatactaattctgccttattttaagtACATTGAGCCCTACTTTGTTAtattttacagatgtaataaatatcccgtccatctgatctttgtctgGTTCTGCCTAAGACCagtatattatattacatattatattaCCAGATTTAAGTTGACCACAGTCTGCACCTGTAAGGtaaaatcactttttggcaacatgaaaacaagcCTTTTCTTGGTTCTACTGATTTCAGACTGGTACAAGAAGtcatcagatggactggatgttaactaaatcttcagtttgatccagtagaacacatttaaagttaaaatgaggcagaaataagtgtctcatcaaaacagagaggcttgaatcactttttggcaatgtaaagacagcatcttactggttctgctggcctcagacaggtacagacagtggtcaagttaACTCAAATCTGTTAATATTAATaaggagagctccactgacttaaactAACTTATGAAgcagaaataggcttcttgtcaaaagatattggctttaatcactttttggcaacgtggaaacagcattttactggttgtactggtctcagagaggtacagacaggggtCAAGTTAGCTGGATGTTCATTAAACCTCTCATTTTAACTTAATGAAGTTAAAACGAggaagaaataagcttcttatcaaaagaaatggctgtaatcactttttggcaacgtgaagacagcatcttactggtttaactggtctcaaacaggtgtagacagtgaTAAGATGACCTGGATGCTTATTAAATCTAttaatataacccagcagagctctgtgaacttaaaataagggagaaataagctttcagtaaacatattggctttaatcactttgtggcaacataaaaccagcatgctactagTTGTACTGGTCTtaggcaggaacagacaaagatcagatggactggatatttcttacatctgtaaatatacaaAGGCAGGgctcaatgtatttaaaataaggcaggaGTAGGCTTTTGTTTAAaggctttggctctaataatcacgttttggcaacatgaaagcatcttactggtttaactggtctcatgcaAACATTAAAAGTGGTCAAAAAACTTGGTGGTCACTAGTACAGTTTCAATCAGAGTCAAAGTGTGGAAGAACAAACAggttgcagcaatattgggcCGTAGATCTGAGTCCATAGCGTCATGTCATACGACAAAGGTCAATGACACTGCAACGAGAACTTATGACATTAGAGACTTATTGGTTTTATCaaagtaaaatattattattaataataattattattaattcattcaATTGCTATCTGGGTTTTAACTAACTTAATAAGAAATTATAAGCCCATGCTGATGCTCTATAGCAGCACAATAGTTAAGCAACCCACTATACATCTTGAAACTTTTACTGTACACTACTTATATTACTGTAATCTAAAAGCATAAAAGGATAGAGGAAAtgtatatttcatcaaattaattaaatctATTTAAATATCTATTAAACTACCTGTAGCTGTCCCAGTGGTGTAGTCAGAAGATGGCCCGCTGTCAGGCAGCATGTCCCCTCGCTGATGTCTCTCCCAGCTGTATGGACTGAAGGACTGGTCAGTCCATCCACACATTCCCGCTTCCTCAAAGTCACACTTAAACCCTTTTTCACTGTAACCTTAAGGTTTCAAGAGAGAAACAATAAATGGCAgttaatgaaaacattacaaAATAGAGCTACTTGTGCCTTATGATCTGTGTAGGCAAGCAAAAGTAGTAATGTTGTTATAATCAAATgagacatatactgtaggttcAGTAGCACTTTTGTGTCTGAGTGAAGAAACACTTTGGAATTTACCACAGTTGTGTTCATCGTTGCAGttgctgcagtcacacacaaagtCACATGTCCTCTCAGGAGCCTGACACGAATCAGCCCGAGAACCAGCAGCTGAGACAACATCGCAAGGTGGTCAATCTTCGTAAAGTCTATTAAAACTGATCTTTGAATCATTACACTTTTTTATTGATACATGTATCTAAGATAATCTGGTTTTGATATTACCTCtcataaaatattcaaatttcAAAAAGCCACTTCATAACATCTTTATTATTTTGAGTGCTGTGATTTTTCACTTTTTACTttccagagaaaaaaaaacacccttcTCTTTTACACACTTTCTTTTTGAAGGATGTGTAAAATCCCACTAGTGACTCGGCTTCAGTCATTATCAGGATTTATTTCTGCCAAGAATTTATGGCACAACTAATGCAGGAAGGCTCAAAGTCTGATAGGAAATAATTAGGATATACAGCAAAATAACATTGTTGTTCATCCAAAGGTATTTGGTTAGGACATTGTATTTTAGTCACCCGATAGATAGAAATTAGACTAAAGGCTTTACTCCACAGAGAGCAAGTTTAGATACCTGTAATAACGGGGAAACCCTGAGATTCACATTTTATAGATTCAAGCACACTTTTTAACGTATACATTAATTAGATTCATCCCAATGGGCGTTGCAAAAGCACATTCCTTTGTTTCGTGACTTGTTTATAAAAGTTTTTAACACCTTGCACTCAATACATTGACATAAGCCATTGCTCAACAGAAAGgtgtgacaaacaaacacactgttcGAAAAAGGTCTGGCTGAACATGATCTTACCCCATTGCAGAACCAACAGAATGAGAGCTGAGCACTTCCAGTGgaacattttctctttccctcttCCACCAAATCAGTGTGAAGGTTCGATTACAACCTGGGGAGTCGTTACTACAGGTAGTTGATTCTGACTTTGTCTAATAGATAACAGCTGGACTTTAAGCATTATATTACAACACACTGTCATAAATTGTGTGTTGCATTATATTGCAACACACtgtcataaaataaaatgttttctgcAGTACACATTCACAATAGCACTTTATTAAACAAGAACTGAAGATGTATGACTAGACTTTGCTACAGGTATAGCATTGATTTTCATTATAAATCAATGCTTTGTATGCAGCTTGTAGCAACTACTGTAacaaattactgtacatatagtTTCCTTACAGTGACAATTCATTGTaaacaaaatttgaaaataTTTCAGCACACTTTTCATCAACAGTTTCAACAGTTTTATCAGTAGTTTACAGTTCAGCACCTAACACTAGGAGTCCCAGCATTTTTTTGCCACCCAAGGACTATTCAAGGTGGGTCAAGAGACCCGAAACACTTAAGCTAACATCCTAAATGAGCCATGAACGGCTTCTATTGTTCCATAAATGGGGCCATTCCCCCCACGGCCAGGGGGTGTtcacgctgagccacttcaacaaaacctgtgttttctgtcacaggccgtgctgtggtcatccaaaccgcctctcatggagacatgaaaatgCACAGTACCAACATTTCTTACCGTACTATACAATCTTACTGTTGTATCACACAGGCGCAGTTACCTGCTTTGGCCAGAGGCGGTGCAATAAGGAAGGTGTCAGACAGAAAATCTGACTGCTGTCTTGCACTTTTCCATGTTAGCTCATCAAcacacaagttttttttttcttttgggagatttattgataaaatgcaaataaaaatacattgtaCACACATCTTtgtaaatgacaataaaaggtaAGTTGTGTTTTGTAGGAGGGATGTGCAGTGGCACTGTCAGGACTGTAGctcctaaaacattgttttttttttcatttgcatgcttcctaaatgtacatttTTCCTACAACTcaccttttattgtcattcgcaaagatgtgaagatgtgattttacCAATAAATCCCCCAAAAGAGAATAAAAATCACCTTTCATTTTTGtttacaaacataaaaaaacgtTGTTTTTGCGTTTTTATGAATACAAGTGGTCTTATTATGTGGCACATGCAGAAGAGAGTTACCAGAGGGGCCcatagcaccaagtgtgtcctgcacgcttgagagaagcagcttccccCGCTCTGCGCCaagcacatttatttacatgcattgaatacaagcaaGCGCGCCCTCCTTTCTGTCTCTTGGTGCTATGGTGGGTGCTTGAACCTGGTTAGCCTGGTAGTTCAGTTGGTAGCCACTTGAGTATTGACTTTatctttaaatttattgtatgtttcactgtcgaaaaacatgacataaacgCAAAAAAGAAGTCCTTGGTTTATCAGATTGACAAGCGGCACATAATCAATTGTCATGTTTCTCCCACACCATTGATTTTAAAgataaataaacctgtgtttcaCTTGTattcataaaaatgcaaaaattatattttttgtaaataaaaatgaaaaggtaATAATCCATCACAGAAGATGTAGGTAAAGAATAATGAGGGGTAGGGGTGTTTAAAGTTTGTACTCTgcaataagaaaaacaaaatactcACAATCAATCTGAGTAAAGGCCAAGACAACATTTTGATGTTGAAtttttaataatgataatgtttCTTTTCAAATGCAGCTTCACAAAGCTCACGGTTTCGCAATTATTTCTAATCTCATGTTGCACCTCAATACAGTTTCAGAAGTGTTATATCATATCAGTCCAGTAAAAAATTGTTTGTAAACTACAGGCTGGTCCCAGATCAGTATCCTTCATTGTCCCAGGTCACTTCATAGTCTGGATACTGAGCCTTCAGCTTCTCAGTGCTCACTGCATGGTGTGCTCTTCCAAATCCCTGTAATAGAAtcaaaaacattacattacagtgTATTGATTACACTGTTACATTTTAGAGATAATGTTATTACATTAAATGAAGCTCAAACAACAAAAACCTTTATTTACACTGAACTGCTTATGAGCACAATTAACGTGTGTTTTATTAGTGACATCCTTGTATTTCAGCAGGATTCCCTCACCATGGAGTAGCCGTATACATGGATCTTCTTGGCTTGAGGATCATGTTTGATCCTTCCTCCTCCGACACACTCACAGTCCAGGTGTCCATCTTTTTCCAGCTCCGCTGAAACCTTCTCATATATATCagctaaaacaacagaacaaatcTGGTAAGCTTTAATGTGAAGTTTATCaccaatatatttattttaaaattaactGTGCaacctgtttttttaattatcgcTGAAGTTCAAGCTGCTAGTTATAAAATACACATGTATATGATACATAGCAGGTTGTTTTAAAAATCTGCTGCCACCCTCAGTTTATGACAAGCACATTTCATACAGTTGCACTGTgataaaatgatgttttatgaCAACCAACCTACTCGTTTCAGTTGCTCCTTCAGGGAACACCCCAAACTGGGAACTAAAAACTAATGTGCTGGTAATGGGCTCAGAAAAATTATTTACTCACCGTGGTACTCAGCCCATCCGTACCCTCTAACTATATCTATCGCTGagtcgcccccctcctccttgcTATGAACTCTAATGAGGACATATTTAAACACTCCAGATGGGTCGATGTCTGCCTCGGGTATGTTAGCCATCAGAGCAGCAGCCTTCATCTGTGTGCACATCTCTGAAGATCTAAGCAGCCGCACTAGCAGGGTGTTTTTATAAAACTCCACTAATCCAAAGACCTCAGTATGTTGCAGTGTAGTCGATAGGAAAATAAAGCGATACCAAGGCGCACATCAATGACGTGCATGCCGATGATGCTCTCCAGCGCCAGGACGCCCCACGTGACTTGTTCAGATTTAGTGCGTCTTATGAAAcaggtccgtgtacgtttttaacagtttgatttccccaccagaataaaagctggaaaaacgaaacggctttaaatccatttatttgcccgtttttgaaaacaccgttttcagctagtttattcgtttttaacatgCTGCTTGGATTAAATGACGTgtgtcacttttataaagagCCCGTTTATGTTCTAACAGTTTAATTTGAAAACCAGTCGT
Protein-coding sequences here:
- the phpt1 gene encoding 14 kDa phosphohistidine phosphatase → MCTQMKAAALMANIPEADIDPSGVFKYVLIRVHSKEEGGDSAIDIVRGYGWAEYHADIYEKVSAELEKDGHLDCECVGGGRIKHDPQAKKIHVYGYSMGFGRAHHAVSTEKLKAQYPDYEVTWDNEGY